The Verrucomicrobiia bacterium sequence CGTGTCACGCTACATTCAATGCGTTCAACTTTGTCATGCTTTACCTCATTCAAAAGCAGGAACTGCCGCTGCACTCATGACCGAATTTGAACTCATCGCCCGCCTCACCAAGGCGCTGCCCACGAACGAATCGGTCGTGGTGGGCGCCGGGGATGATTGTGCGGTGCTCGACTGCGGCAACCCCGGACAGCAACTGCTTTTCAAAACGGACGCCGTCGTCGAAGGCGTTCACTTTACCCGCGAAACACCACCCGAAAAAGTCGGCCGCAAAGCCCTGGCCCGCGGCTTGAGCGACATCGCGGCGATGGCCGGCACACCCAACGCTGCACTGATCACGATTGGCCTGCCCCGGAATTTTGACGCCACCATCGTTGAGCGCCTTTACGCCGGGATGAGTGAACTGGCCCGGAAATTTCACGTCGCCATCGTGGGCGGTGAAACGACGACGAGCCCGGACCGCATGTTTGTCTCGCTCGCGCTTACGGGTTTTGTGCCGCAAGGCAAGGCGGTGCTTCGCTCGGGCGCCAGAGCGGGCGACGCCATTTTTGTCACGGGCGAACTCGGCGGTTCGCTCGCCGGCAAGCACCTCGACTTCGAGCCCCGCCTGGCGGAGGCGCACTGGCTGGCAACGCACTTCAAGCTGCATTCGATGATTGATCTGAGCGACGGACTGGCCGGCGACTTGCGGCACATTCTCCACGCCAGCCACGTCGGGGCGGAACTTGGTTCCGCCATCGTGCCGGTCAGCCGGGCCGCCAAACGGACGGCGCGCACCTCAAGTTCCGCCAAACCGCCGTTGCTCGCGGCCCTGACCGATGGCGAGGATTTTGAGCTGCTGTTCACGGTGGCGGCCGGTTCCGCCGTGCGGCTGAAGGATGCGTGGCGGGAGCGCTTCCCCAAGCTCAAGCTCACGTGCATCGGCAAAATCACGGCCGAACCCGGCCTGCGGCTGCGGGACAAGTTCGGCGTGCATGCTTTCCAAGGCGATGGCTACGTTCATTTCGCATAGGATCATAATTCCATTGAATTGAACGAACGCGCGTGGTCTTGGAGGTGGTTCTGTTTTCCTTTGAGCTTGTCGAGTGTGGTGTCCCAACGCAATTTTTGGCCGACCTCGGACCATGATCCCATCAGCAATGAACCATCGTCACCTGATCCCCCTCGCGTTGCTCTGTGCACTGTGCATCACTGGCTGCAAGCGGAAGCCGGCCCGCACGGCGGAGGACAATTCGCCGGTATCGCCGGGCTCACCGACATCTTCAGAGCCATGGCCAAGCGCAGGCGCGACAGCTGCCGACCGTCAGGAATGGCTGGAGCGAACCTTTGTGAAAGCCTACGAGGAAGTGGGAACTCACGACCCACGCTGGGATGCAACCGCACGCAAGGCACTCGAATTATATTCGCACCTGCTCGTGCAATACGATTCGAACCAGGCATCCGAACTCGCCACCCGTTTGCAACAAATCCGTGCGGAGAACTGCACAGACCCGCTGGTGCTTTACGTGAATCTGCGCACGACGGACAGTGACACGGAGGACGCCAGCGCAGCCACCGCCGAGGCTTATCGCCGCGTGGCCGACGGCATGATGAGCTCGGGCTATCCGGCCATTCGGAAATTCTACGCCGCCGTCCGGGCCGCTGATGCCTGGCACGGCGCCCACGGCGGACAGAGCGATGCCATGCCGATGTTGGGCCGCTTCCGCCGCGGCGCTTTTGCCCAGTTGGAGATCGTGCTTCATGACCCCGAAACGCCTTTCATGGAGGCGTATCTTGCGGCGGATGCGCTGCAACAGGTCATCTCCGCAAACACGAAGGAAAAGGATGACCTGCTGCCGCCGTTGATCGACTATTTTCAAACGCGCTGGCTACAGGAAGGTTTGGCGTGGAATTTTTGCGGTCATGCCTACGTGCAACTGGCCTGGAACCGGCGTGGTTCGGGCTATGCCAACCAGGTAACCGAAGCCGGCTGGAGCGGCTTCGCGACCAATTTGACGGAAGCCGGCCGATGCCTTGAGCGTTCCTGGCAGCTCGACCCCAAAAACAGCGACACCGCCGCGACCATGATGACCGTGGTATTGGGGCAGGGACAAGGGCGGGACCGCATGGAACTCTGGTTTCATCGGGCCATGGAAGTTGATGCCGCATGCTACGAAGCCGCGCGGACCAAGGTTTGGTATCTCCAACCCAAATGGTATGGCTCGGCCGAAGAGGCGATTGCCTTCGGCCGGGAGTGCGTCGCCTCCAAAGTCTGGAAGGGCCGCGTGCCGTTGGTGCTCTGGCAGGCGCACATGATGCTTGCCAACGACAAGGCAAGCGGTTTGAAGGATGCCTACTGGAAACAACCCGGAGTATGGCCCGACGTCCGGGACAGCTTTGAACGTTACTTCGAACTGAATCCGGACGGGCGCGGTTGGCGCCACGATTACGCACTTTACGCCTACAAGTGCGGGCAATACGACAAATT is a genomic window containing:
- a CDS encoding thiamine-phosphate kinase, with product MTEFELIARLTKALPTNESVVVGAGDDCAVLDCGNPGQQLLFKTDAVVEGVHFTRETPPEKVGRKALARGLSDIAAMAGTPNAALITIGLPRNFDATIVERLYAGMSELARKFHVAIVGGETTTSPDRMFVSLALTGFVPQGKAVLRSGARAGDAIFVTGELGGSLAGKHLDFEPRLAEAHWLATHFKLHSMIDLSDGLAGDLRHILHASHVGAELGSAIVPVSRAAKRTARTSSSAKPPLLAALTDGEDFELLFTVAAGSAVRLKDAWRERFPKLKLTCIGKITAEPGLRLRDKFGVHAFQGDGYVHFA